One Pecten maximus unplaced genomic scaffold, xPecMax1.1, whole genome shotgun sequence DNA window includes the following coding sequences:
- the LOC117319560 gene encoding uncharacterized protein LOC117319560, giving the protein MEDLSQDIDAVKRWAAGKKLSADTAEAIVSAGFTSLEAIACLDQDSVKKLKLNLGQTKLLEKALKTTFDEGGHRDGAESLVGSGAGRDNGGHVVPEVATGSETHGDDELVRTILNQLRQGQEQQTQQRNEDRAPNIEELVDDPDKEFLLNGIKNGFDIIDPTATIAPICLDNHRSAQPGSPLFHKAAIQICKEIDEGNYIEVSEKPPIISPLGVIPKPDGGVRIIHDCSRPHGFSVNDYAGEIEKQKFSSVDTAARMVTKNCFMAKVDLKSAYRVVKISKNSQKATGIQWQFPEGIRYFYDSKLPFGSKLAPGIFHRLSQAVVRMMAKRGFPNIVAYIDDFFLCHTDKTGCLRTLNVLVTLLRKLGFFINWQKVVDPTTTLNFLGIEICSTQMQLRLPDDKLRAVKEELSKFRQRKRATKAQLQSLVGKLNWVSSVVYGGRAFLRRLINAMNTLRHKSHKLRFSADTLLDIKWWLAFMPRFNGKSLLLDDIPVSALYTDACSEGAGGLWGDSWFYCNWEIDYPNVAPLHINEKEVVAATLAVQYWAPQLANKRVYIFSDNTVTVACINKCSSRNNRIMH; this is encoded by the exons ATGGAAGATCTATCACAGGATATTGATGCCGTGAAAAGATGGGCAGCGGGGAAAAAATTAAGTGCTGATACAGCGGAGGCCATTGTTTCGGCCGGTTTCACGTCACTGGAGGCAATAGCTTGCTTGGATCAGGACTCCGTGAAAAAACTTAAGCTTAATCTCGGACAAACGAAATTATTAGAAAAGGCCTTGAAAACAACCTTTGATGAAGGAGGTCATAGGGACGGAGCTGAATCGTTGGTTGGTAGTGGTGCGGGACGGGACAATGGCGGCCATGTTGTTCCGGAAGTTGCGACCGGAAGCGAGACGCACGGAGACGATGAGCTCGTGCGGACAATTCTAAATCAACTGCGGCAAGGACAGGAGCAACAGACTCAGCAAAGGAATGAGGATAGGGCACCAAATATTGAAG AGTTGGTGGACGACCCCGATAAGGAATTTCTTTTAAATGGTATAAAAAACGGGTTTGATATAATTGATCCCACGGCCACTATCGCTCCAATTTGTTTAGACAACCATAGGTCTGCCCAGCCGGGCAGTCCGTTATTTCACAAGGCCGCTATCCAAATCTGTAAGGAAATAGATGAGGGCAACTATATCGAAGTTTCAGAAAAACCACCCATTATCAGCCCTTTAGGTGTCATTCCGAAACCGGACGGGGGCGTCCGCATTATTCACGATTGTAGTCGACCTCATGGATTTTCAGTAAATGATTACGCAGGCgaaatagaaaaacaaaaatttagTTCGGTGGATACAGCGGCTCGTATGGTCACAAAAAACTGTTTTATGGCGAAAGTGGATCTTAAAAGCGCGTACAGGGTTGTTAAAATTAGCAAAAATAGTCAAAAGGCCACGGGTATCCAATGGCAATTTCCGGAGGGTATTAGATATTTCTATGATTCAAAGTTACCTTTTGGGTCCAAACTAGCACCCGGAATTTTTCACCGACTCTCACAAGCGGTCGTGCGCATGATGGCGAAGCGCGGCTTTCCTAACATTGTCGCCTACATTGACGATTTTTTCCTATGTCATACTGACAAAACAGGGTGTTTGCGAACCCTAAATGTGTTGGTGACCCTTCTTAGAAAGTTAGGCTTTTTCATAAATTGGCAGAAGGTGGTAGATCCAACTACAACTTTAAACTTTTTGGGTATCGAAATCTGCTCTACCCAAATGCAATTGCGGCTTCCGGACGACAAATTGCGTGCAGTCAAGGAAGAACTGTCTAAATTTAGGCAACGCAAGCGGGCGACTAAAGCACAACTGCAATCTTTAGTCGGTAAACTAAATTGGGTTTCATCTGTGGTATATGGCGGGAGAGCTTTCCTTCGCAGACTTATCAATGCAATGAACACCCTTCGGCATAAATCGCACAAATTGCGCTTTAGTGCGGACACACTACTTGACATCAAGTGGTGGCTGGCTTTCATGCCCCGGTTTAATGGGAAGTCTCTCCTGCTTGATGACATTCCTGTTTCAGCGTTGTACACCGATGCATGTAGTGAGGGGGCGGGCGGTCTTTGGGGCGATAGTTGGTTTTATTGTAACTGGGAAATTGATTACCCCAATGTAGCCCCCTTGCATATTAATGAAAAAGAGGTGGTGGCTGCCACGCTAGCAGTTCAGTATTGGGCCCCTCAGTTGGCTAATAAGCGAGTGTACATCTTCTCAGATAATACTGTTACTGTCGCTTGCATCAACAAATGCTCTTCGCGCAACAACCGCATCATGCACT